In Moorella sp. Hama-1, a single genomic region encodes these proteins:
- a CDS encoding indolepyruvate oxidoreductase subunit beta gives MPEDVINVLLVGVGGQGTILAGRVLSRAALSLGGEVKVSDIHGMAQRGGSVVTQVRFGPRVFAPVMAPGTADFMVAFEKLEARRWLPYLRADGWLIVNDQELPPLPVLTGAATYPEDLVGEMGRLVKHTLALDALDLARRAGNVKAVNMVLMGALARRLPISRAAWEAALASSVPGRFLEVNKKAFQLGWEEGA, from the coding sequence ATGCCTGAAGATGTAATCAACGTCCTGCTGGTCGGTGTCGGCGGCCAGGGAACCATCCTCGCCGGCCGCGTCCTCTCCCGGGCGGCCCTTTCCCTGGGGGGCGAGGTCAAAGTTTCCGATATCCACGGCATGGCCCAGCGGGGCGGCAGCGTGGTGACCCAGGTGCGTTTCGGCCCCCGGGTCTTCGCCCCGGTCATGGCTCCCGGTACGGCCGATTTCATGGTAGCCTTTGAAAAGCTGGAGGCGCGGCGCTGGCTGCCCTACCTGCGGGCCGACGGCTGGCTGATTGTCAACGATCAGGAGCTGCCGCCCCTCCCCGTCCTCACCGGTGCGGCTACCTACCCGGAGGACCTGGTGGGGGAGATGGGCCGGCTGGTTAAGCATACCCTGGCCCTGGACGCCCTGGATCTAGCCCGCCGGGCCGGCAACGTCAAAGCTGTTAATATGGTCCTCATGGGCGCCCTGGCGCGGCGGCTGCCCATCAGCCGGGCGGCCTGGGAAGCGGCCCTGGCCTCTTCAGTGCCAGGGAGATTTCTGGAGGTAAATAAAAAAGCCTTCCAGCTGGGGTGGGAGGAAGGTGCTTAG
- a CDS encoding thiamine pyrophosphate-dependent enzyme, translating into MQELLIGNHALARGAWEAGLRVAAAYPGTPSTEIIEALARYPEVYAEWAPNEKVALEVAIGAAIGGARSLAAMKHVGVNVAADPLMTLAYTGVNAGLVLVSADDPGLFSSQNEQDNRFYARMAQIPCLEPADSQEVKDMTKLAFDLGEKFDTPVMLRLTTRIAHSYSPVESGERREIPLRDYVKQPAKYVMLPVFGKARHRVVEERRQKLLAYAETTSLNRVEWADRRVGVITAGIAYQYVKEALPGVSVLKLGLTYPLPEKLVRGFVNAVETCYVVEELEPFIEDQLRALGLAVTGKELVPRVDELSSIIVARTVGAQVANLDPGLVDPDLAAAALAGTAPTAGPMTGTERPATPALSETEAAGDLAAREAAPALAQRAIDARTKDAGSEPVKEAAATAVPADLPGRPPLMCPGCPHRGVFYVLKKLRLVVAGDIGCYTLGATPPLQAMDTCICMGASLGVAMGLEKARGAEFARRVVGVIGDSTFLHSGMTGLLDMVYNGGTGTLIILDNSTTAMTGHQDHPGTGYTAAHQPAPKADLEQIARGLGVRRVQVVDSYDLEAVERAIQEETAAREPSVIIARQPCALLKKEKEAVYTVDPEACLACRYCLDLGCPALSFNGEQAVIDLVQCNGCGLCARVCPAEAIRKAGEEDA; encoded by the coding sequence GTGCAGGAATTATTAATCGGTAATCATGCCCTGGCGCGGGGTGCCTGGGAGGCGGGGTTGCGGGTGGCCGCCGCTTACCCGGGGACGCCGAGTACGGAGATCATCGAGGCCCTGGCCCGGTACCCGGAAGTTTATGCTGAATGGGCCCCCAATGAAAAAGTCGCCCTGGAAGTGGCCATCGGCGCGGCTATCGGCGGCGCCCGGTCCCTGGCGGCCATGAAGCACGTGGGGGTCAATGTGGCCGCCGACCCCCTGATGACCCTGGCCTATACCGGCGTCAACGCCGGCCTGGTCCTGGTTTCGGCCGACGACCCGGGGCTTTTTAGCTCCCAGAACGAGCAGGACAACCGCTTTTACGCCCGGATGGCCCAGATTCCCTGCCTGGAGCCGGCCGACAGCCAGGAGGTCAAGGATATGACCAAACTGGCCTTTGACCTGGGTGAGAAATTTGATACTCCGGTGATGCTGCGCCTGACGACGCGGATAGCCCATTCCTATAGCCCGGTGGAATCGGGTGAGCGCAGGGAAATACCCCTCAGGGATTATGTCAAGCAGCCGGCCAAGTACGTCATGCTGCCGGTATTTGGTAAAGCCCGCCACCGGGTGGTGGAGGAGCGGCGGCAAAAGCTCCTGGCTTATGCGGAAACGACCTCCTTAAACCGGGTGGAATGGGCCGATCGCCGCGTGGGTGTAATTACGGCGGGGATTGCCTACCAGTATGTTAAAGAGGCTTTACCGGGGGTTTCGGTACTAAAGCTGGGCTTGACCTATCCCTTACCGGAAAAGCTAGTGCGTGGTTTTGTAAATGCAGTGGAAACTTGCTATGTGGTGGAGGAGCTGGAGCCTTTTATTGAAGACCAGCTCCGGGCCCTGGGCCTGGCGGTGACCGGCAAGGAGCTGGTACCGCGGGTAGACGAATTGAGCAGTATCATTGTCGCCCGGACGGTGGGCGCGCAGGTGGCGAACCTGGACCCGGGGTTGGTTGATCCGGACCTGGCCGCAGCGGCTTTAGCGGGAACGGCCCCAACGGCCGGGCCAATGACCGGGACAGAGAGGCCAGCGACACCGGCGCTGAGCGAAACCGAGGCAGCCGGTGATCTGGCGGCCAGGGAAGCAGCTCCGGCCCTTGCTCAAAGGGCCATAGATGCAAGGACCAAAGATGCCGGGTCGGAGCCGGTAAAGGAAGCGGCGGCTACGGCAGTGCCGGCAGATCTCCCCGGCCGGCCGCCCCTCATGTGCCCCGGCTGTCCCCACCGCGGCGTCTTTTACGTCCTGAAGAAACTCCGGCTGGTGGTGGCCGGTGATATCGGTTGCTACACCCTGGGGGCCACCCCGCCCCTCCAGGCCATGGATACCTGCATCTGCATGGGGGCCAGCCTGGGGGTGGCCATGGGCCTGGAGAAGGCCCGGGGAGCGGAGTTTGCCCGCCGGGTGGTGGGGGTTATTGGTGACTCTACTTTCCTGCACTCGGGTATGACCGGCCTCCTGGACATGGTCTATAACGGCGGCACGGGCACCCTGATCATCCTGGACAACAGCACTACGGCCATGACCGGCCATCAGGATCACCCGGGAACGGGTTATACCGCCGCCCACCAGCCGGCCCCGAAGGCCGACCTGGAACAAATCGCCCGCGGCCTGGGGGTACGGCGGGTGCAGGTGGTGGACAGCTACGACCTGGAGGCGGTGGAAAGGGCCATCCAGGAGGAAACGGCGGCCCGGGAGCCGTCGGTGATTATCGCCCGCCAGCCTTGCGCGCTTCTAAAGAAGGAGAAGGAAGCCGTTTATACCGTCGACCCGGAGGCCTGCCTGGCCTGCCGGTACTGCCTGGACCTGGGTTGCCCGGCCCTCTCCTTTAACGGCGAGCAGGCGGTTATTGACCTGGTCCAGTGCAACGGCTGCGGCCTCTGCGCCCGGGTGTGCCCGGCTGAGGCTATCAGGAAGGCGGGTGAAGAAGATGCCTGA
- a CDS encoding phenylacetate--CoA ligase family protein, giving the protein MIWDSANECRPRAEIEALQLARLQETVARVYERVPFYRQALDARGVRPSDIRSLADVRLLPMTTKEDFRQNYPYGLFAVPLKEVVRVHASSGTTGRPVVVGYTRRDMETWTDLVARLVSLAGVTADDVAQVVFGYGLFTGGFGLHYGLERVGATVVPASAGNSKRHIMLMRDFGTTVLVGTPSYVLHLAEVAAAEGIDPLALPVRLGLFGGEASSREMLKEIEGRWGMLATDNYGLSEVMGPGVSGECEYQDGQHVAEDHFLVEILDPATGEPCPPGVKGEVVITTLTKEALPVLRYRTRDISSLNFAPCRCGRTTARLAKITGRTDDMLIIRGVNVFPSQVESVLMEVDGVSPHYQLIVSRRNYLDELEVRVEVDPDFFSDRYRHLEELEEKVMDRLHTVLQLKARVRLVEPHSLARSEGKAQRVVDLRGK; this is encoded by the coding sequence ATGATCTGGGATTCGGCAAATGAGTGCCGCCCCCGGGCGGAGATTGAGGCCTTGCAGCTGGCCCGCCTCCAGGAGACGGTAGCCAGGGTCTACGAGCGGGTGCCTTTCTACCGCCAGGCCCTGGACGCTCGTGGTGTCCGGCCATCTGACATCCGCAGCCTGGCCGACGTGCGTTTGTTACCCATGACCACCAAAGAGGACTTCCGCCAGAATTACCCCTACGGTTTATTCGCCGTACCTCTGAAGGAAGTGGTCCGGGTCCACGCCTCTTCCGGCACCACCGGCCGGCCGGTGGTGGTAGGTTATACCCGGCGGGACATGGAGACCTGGACGGACCTGGTGGCGCGGCTGGTTTCCCTGGCCGGGGTGACTGCTGATGATGTCGCCCAGGTGGTCTTCGGTTACGGCCTCTTTACCGGCGGCTTCGGCCTCCACTACGGCCTGGAACGGGTGGGAGCCACCGTCGTTCCGGCCTCGGCCGGCAATTCCAAGCGGCATATTATGTTAATGCGCGACTTCGGCACCACCGTGCTTGTGGGCACACCTTCTTATGTTCTGCACCTGGCCGAGGTGGCGGCAGCGGAGGGCATTGATCCCCTGGCCCTCCCCGTGCGCCTGGGTCTCTTTGGCGGTGAGGCCTCCAGCCGAGAGATGCTCAAAGAGATCGAGGGGCGCTGGGGGATGCTGGCCACGGATAATTACGGCCTGTCGGAAGTTATGGGACCCGGCGTGTCCGGCGAATGCGAGTACCAGGACGGCCAGCACGTGGCCGAAGACCATTTCCTGGTGGAAATCCTGGACCCGGCTACCGGCGAGCCTTGCCCGCCGGGGGTCAAGGGGGAGGTAGTTATTACCACCCTGACCAAGGAAGCCCTGCCGGTGCTGCGTTACCGCACCCGGGATATTTCCTCCCTGAATTTTGCCCCCTGCCGCTGCGGCCGCACCACGGCGCGCCTGGCCAAAATCACCGGCCGCACCGACGACATGCTCATTATCCGCGGCGTCAACGTCTTCCCCTCCCAGGTGGAGAGCGTCCTCATGGAAGTAGACGGCGTATCGCCCCACTACCAGCTCATCGTCAGCCGGCGCAACTACCTCGACGAGCTGGAGGTGCGGGTGGAGGTAGATCCTGACTTTTTCAGCGACCGTTACCGCCACCTGGAAGAACTGGAGGAAAAGGTCATGGACCGCCTGCACACGGTACTGCAACTGAAGGCCAGGGTGCGCCTGGTGGAACCCCACAGCCTCGCCCGCAGCGAAGGCAAGGCCCAGCGGGTGGTGGATTTGCGGGGTAAATAG
- a CDS encoding sodium:solute symporter family transporter: protein MKFFILSLYFAALIIIGFYSLKKSRDVGGFFLGNRTVGPWISAFAYGTTYFSAVIFIGYAGKVGWGFGLSDLWIVIGNAFIGSFLAWKVLARPTRQMTARLQAMTMPEFLAARYDSPALRTIGALIIFIFLVPYSASVYMGLSYLFEQVFHINFTTALIAMAVFTAAYLVLGGYIAVTLTDFIQGLIMIGGVFVLIYYVLAAPPVGGLTTGISRLAAINPQLVSPVGPNWFALLSLVLLTSMGPWGLPQMVQKFYAIRDERSIWPATVVSTLFALIIATGAYFTGAFGRLFFNNQMPLLNGKPNPDLVMPQIINQYLPPWVGVLLLLLVLAASMSTLASLVLVSSSAVAIDLVQGAAPGVSRRAVMALLRFLCVFFIGLSVYIALKPTIILVLMSLSWGTVAGAFLAPYLYGLYWPRTTRAGAWAGLLSGLVISLGLSFYYHLDGGVIPTIGSLAMIIPLGVVPLVSLATPAFSREHLARVFGSGRVSTATSKGLVTDDLGFGK, encoded by the coding sequence ATGAAGTTTTTTATTTTAAGTCTCTATTTTGCTGCTCTTATTATTATTGGTTTCTACAGTTTAAAAAAATCACGGGATGTCGGCGGGTTTTTCCTGGGTAACCGGACCGTGGGCCCCTGGATATCGGCCTTCGCCTACGGGACGACCTACTTCTCCGCCGTTATTTTTATTGGCTACGCCGGCAAGGTGGGCTGGGGCTTCGGCCTCTCGGATTTGTGGATCGTCATCGGTAACGCCTTTATCGGCAGCTTCCTGGCCTGGAAGGTGCTGGCCCGGCCGACCCGGCAGATGACGGCGCGCTTGCAAGCCATGACCATGCCCGAATTCCTGGCGGCGCGCTATGACAGCCCGGCCCTGCGCACAATCGGGGCGCTGATAATCTTTATCTTCCTGGTCCCCTATTCGGCTTCGGTTTACATGGGCCTGAGCTACCTCTTTGAGCAGGTCTTTCATATTAACTTTACTACAGCCCTGATCGCCATGGCTGTTTTTACGGCAGCCTACCTGGTCCTGGGTGGGTATATTGCCGTCACCCTGACGGATTTTATCCAGGGCCTGATTATGATCGGCGGTGTCTTTGTCCTGATATATTATGTCCTGGCCGCACCGCCGGTGGGCGGGCTGACGACCGGTATCAGCCGCCTGGCGGCTATTAACCCACAGCTGGTTTCCCCGGTGGGGCCTAACTGGTTCGCTCTTCTTTCCCTGGTATTGCTCACCAGCATGGGGCCCTGGGGCCTGCCCCAGATGGTGCAGAAGTTTTACGCTATTAGGGATGAGCGTTCCATCTGGCCGGCGACAGTGGTTTCGACCCTGTTTGCCTTAATTATAGCTACCGGTGCTTATTTCACCGGCGCCTTTGGCCGCCTCTTTTTTAATAACCAGATGCCCTTACTTAACGGCAAGCCCAACCCGGATCTGGTCATGCCCCAGATTATCAATCAGTACCTGCCGCCCTGGGTGGGAGTTCTCCTGCTCTTGCTGGTACTGGCGGCCTCCATGTCCACCCTGGCCTCCCTGGTGCTGGTCTCCAGCTCGGCCGTGGCCATCGACCTGGTGCAGGGGGCGGCGCCGGGCGTATCGCGGCGGGCGGTAATGGCCCTGTTGCGCTTCCTGTGTGTCTTCTTTATCGGCCTGTCGGTCTATATCGCCTTGAAGCCTACTATTATTCTGGTGCTCATGTCCCTCTCCTGGGGTACGGTGGCCGGGGCTTTCCTGGCGCCCTACCTCTACGGCCTCTACTGGCCACGAACCACCAGAGCCGGGGCCTGGGCGGGACTCCTGAGCGGGCTGGTTATATCCCTGGGTTTATCTTTTTACTACCACCTTGACGGCGGCGTTATCCCGACCATCGGCTCCCTGGCCATGATCATCCCCCTGGGGGTGGTCCCCCTGGTGAGCCTGGCCACCCCAGCTTTTTCCCGGGAGCACCTGGCCAGGGTTTTTGGCTCCGGCAGGGTGAGTACAGCAACATCTAAAGGACTGGTGACTGATGATCTGGGATTCGGCAAATGA